From Cervus elaphus chromosome 25, mCerEla1.1, whole genome shotgun sequence, one genomic window encodes:
- the AK6 gene encoding adenylate kinase isoenzyme 6 isoform X2: MEACPRGPGTPGVGKTTLGKELASRSGLKYINVGDLAREGQLYDGYDEEYDCPILDEDRVVDELENQMSEGGVIVDYHGCDFFPERWFHIVFVLKTDNSILYKRLENRGYNEKKLKDNVQCEIFQVLHEEALASYKEEIVHQLPSNKPEDLEDNINQILKWIEQWVKDHSS, encoded by the exons ATGGAAGCGTGTCCTCGAGGGCCGG GTACACCAGGGGTTGGAAAAACTACGTTAGGCAAAGAACTTGCATCAAGATCAGGACTGAAATACATTAATGTGGGTGATTTAGCTCGAGAAG GGCAGTTATATGATGGCTATGATGAAGAATATGACTGTCCCATTTTAGATGAAGATAGA GTAGTTGATGAGTTAGAAAACCAGATGAGTGAAGGTGGAGTTATTGTTGATTACCATGGCTGTGATTTCTTCCCTGAACGCTGGTTTCATATAGTATTTGTGCTGAAAACAGATAACAGTATTTTGTACAAAAGACTTGAAAATag GGgttataatgaaaagaaattaaaagataatgttCAGTGTGAAATTTTTCAAGTTCTTCATGAAGAAGCCTTAGCATCCTACAAGGAAGAAATAGTGCATCAACTGCCAAGCAATAAACCAGAAGATCTAGAGGATAATATCAATCAGATACTGAAATGGATTGAGCAGTGGGTCAAAGATCACAGTTCTTAA
- the AK6 gene encoding adenylate kinase isoenzyme 6 isoform X1 has protein sequence MLLPNILLTGTPGVGKTTLGKELASRSGLKYINVGDLAREGQLYDGYDEEYDCPILDEDRVVDELENQMSEGGVIVDYHGCDFFPERWFHIVFVLKTDNSILYKRLENRGYNEKKLKDNVQCEIFQVLHEEALASYKEEIVHQLPSNKPEDLEDNINQILKWIEQWVKDHSS, from the exons ATGTTGCTTCCGAACATCCTGCTCACTG GTACACCAGGGGTTGGAAAAACTACGTTAGGCAAAGAACTTGCATCAAGATCAGGACTGAAATACATTAATGTGGGTGATTTAGCTCGAGAAG GGCAGTTATATGATGGCTATGATGAAGAATATGACTGTCCCATTTTAGATGAAGATAGA GTAGTTGATGAGTTAGAAAACCAGATGAGTGAAGGTGGAGTTATTGTTGATTACCATGGCTGTGATTTCTTCCCTGAACGCTGGTTTCATATAGTATTTGTGCTGAAAACAGATAACAGTATTTTGTACAAAAGACTTGAAAATag GGgttataatgaaaagaaattaaaagataatgttCAGTGTGAAATTTTTCAAGTTCTTCATGAAGAAGCCTTAGCATCCTACAAGGAAGAAATAGTGCATCAACTGCCAAGCAATAAACCAGAAGATCTAGAGGATAATATCAATCAGATACTGAAATGGATTGAGCAGTGGGTCAAAGATCACAGTTCTTAA
- the TAF9 gene encoding transcription initiation factor TFIID subunit 9, with the protein MESGKMASPKSMPKDAQMMAQILKDMGITEYEPRVINQMLEFAFRYVTTILDDAKIYSSHAKKATVDADDVRLAIQCRADQSFTSPPPRDFLLDIARQRNQTPLPLIKPYSGPRLPPDRYCLTAPNYRLKSLQKKASTSAGRITVPRLSVGSVTSRPSTPTLGTPTPQAMSVSTKVGTPVSLTGQRFTVQMPTSQSPAVKASIPATSAVQNVLINPSLIGSKNILITTNMVSSQNTANEASNALKRKRDDDDDDDDDDDDDYDNL; encoded by the coding sequence ATGGAGTCTGGCAAGATGGCTTCTCCCAAGAGCATGCCGAAAGATGCACAGATGATGGCACAAATCCTGAAGGATATGGGGATTACAGAATATGAACCAAGAGTTATAAATCAGATGTTGGAGTTTGCCTTCCGATATGTGACCACAATTCTAGATGATGCAAAAATTTATTCAAGTCATGCTAAGAAAGCTACTGTTGATGCAGATGATGTGCGATTGGCAATCCAATGTCGTGCTGACCAGTCTTTTACCTCTCCTCCCCCAAGAGACTTTTTATTAGATATTGCaaggcaaagaaatcaaacccCTTTGCCATTGATCAAGCCATACTCAGGTCCTAGATTGCCACCTGATAGGTATTGCTTGACTGCTCCAAATTATAGACTTAAGTCTTTACAAAAAAAGGCGTCTACTTCTGCAGGAAGAATAACAGTTCCACGGTTAAGTGTTGGCTCAGTTACTAGCAGACCAAGTACTCCCACGCTTGGCACACCAACCCCACAAGCCATGTCCGTCTCAACTAAAGTAGGGACTCCAGTGTCCCTCACAGGGCAAAGGTTCACAGTACAGATGCCCACTTCACAATCCCCAGCTGTAAAAGCGTCAATTCCTGCAACATCAGCAGTTCAGAATGTTCTAATTAATCCGTCATTAATTGGGTCCAAAAATATTCTTATTACTACTAACATGGTCTCATCACAAAATACTGCCAATGAAGCATCaaatgcattaaaaagaaaacgtGATGATGATGACGACGATGACGATGATGATGACGATGACTATGATAATTTGTAA